GTAGTCGAAGGCCTCGTCGACGGTGGTCGGCTCCGAGTTGGTGCCCGTCGCGTCCGTTCCGCCGACCGAGAGGAGCCGTCCGGTACAGGTGCCGCAGGCGCCGGTGCGACAGCCGAACGGGAGGGCGACATCGGCGCGTTCGGCGCCCTCGAGAACCGTCTCGTCGGCGCGGACCGCGATCGTCCGCCGCTCGCGGTCGGCCTCGGGCCACTCGAGGACGACCTCGTGGCTCGCCATCCGCTCACTGCCAGACGTCGCTCGTGCAGTCGCCGTCGGGCCACCGGATCTCGTGGGCGCGGGCCGGTCCGTCGGGACACTCGCCCCAGTCGACGAGGAAGTCCTCGTCGAGTTCCATCGTCCCGTTCCGCGGGTCGACGTCGGCTTTCAGCATCACCGAGCCGCGCTCGCCCTCCTGGGGGTAGAACTGCTCGTCCCACGAGGAGAACAGCGAGGTGGTCCAGTAGAGCCGCTTGCCGTCCAGCGAGAGCTGGATCATCTGCGGCCCGGCCGAGAGTTCCCGTCCCTGCACCTCCTGCACGTCGCCGAAGGTACCGCCGACCGAGAGCGAGTCAGCCCGCCGCGGGTTCGCCGGGTCCGAAATGTCGTACATCCAGACGTCGCCGTGGAGCCAGTTCGAGCCGAACAGGTAGCGGTCGTCCATCGAGATCAGGATGTCCGTCGGCAGGGCGGGCACTGGCATGTCCCAGTCGGGGTGCTCGCGGTCCTCGAAGTCGATGACCTTCTCGGCGCGGTACTCGCCTGTCCGATCGCGCCAGAAGTGGAAGATATTCGACGACAGCGCGGCCCCGACGAATCCGTGGGTTGATTCCGGCGTGTGGAGAAAGCGCACCTCGAGCGGGATTAGCCCCTCCTCGCCGAGGTCGATCGTCTGCTCGACGGTCCCCTCCTCCCAGTCCCAGAAGTGGAGCCGGTGGCCGTAGTTGCCTTCTTCGACGTCCTCGAGGTCGAAGCCCGGGTAGTAGGTTTTGGGCGCGGCCCACTCGCTCGAGACCATCACGTTCTGGCGGGGCTGGTACCAGTAGTCGTAGTTCATCTCGATCTCTCCAGGCGGCTCCCACCGCCCCTCGATCTCGAAGTCGTCGTTCAACTCGAGGAAGCCGCCCGGGAGGTCGCCGTCGGCGTCGCCCAGCATGCTGATGAGGATCTCCCCGTCCGGAATGCAGTGGACCGTGTGGGGCGCCGAGAGGTCGTACTCGAAGACCTCCTCGGGTTCGATGACCGTCTCGAGTTCCGGATTCCGTCGGTCGGCCGCGTCGATGACGTGGATCCGCGAAGATCGCTGGCCGGGCACGATCAGGTGCCTGCGCTCGAGGCCTTCCATGTGACACGACGACGAGCAAGCGTTCCACCCGAAGTGGTGGAGTTCGTCGCCGCGGTTCGGCAGTTCGATC
The DNA window shown above is from Halopiger xanaduensis SH-6 and carries:
- a CDS encoding 2Fe-2S iron-sulfur cluster-binding protein, with protein sequence MASHEVVLEWPEADRERRTIAVRADETVLEGAERADVALPFGCRTGACGTCTGRLLSVGGTDATGTNSEPTTVDEAFDYRRPPRALKDRHRAAGYVLLCIAAPRADCRLAVGSSVHAELVENPWK
- a CDS encoding selenium-binding protein SBP56-related protein encodes the protein MSDASTPGDAEPEPEHDHEHHHDHEGPGYATPQAAIEEGEREKLAYVMSLYVGTDVDAPDFVAVVDLDPDSDTYCEIVDRIELPNRGDELHHFGWNACSSSCHMEGLERRHLIVPGQRSSRIHVIDAADRRNPELETVIEPEEVFEYDLSAPHTVHCIPDGEILISMLGDADGDLPGGFLELNDDFEIEGRWEPPGEIEMNYDYWYQPRQNVMVSSEWAAPKTYYPGFDLEDVEEGNYGHRLHFWDWEEGTVEQTIDLGEEGLIPLEVRFLHTPESTHGFVGAALSSNIFHFWRDRTGEYRAEKVIDFEDREHPDWDMPVPALPTDILISMDDRYLFGSNWLHGDVWMYDISDPANPRRADSLSVGGTFGDVQEVQGRELSAGPQMIQLSLDGKRLYWTTSLFSSWDEQFYPQEGERGSVMLKADVDPRNGTMELDEDFLVDWGECPDGPARAHEIRWPDGDCTSDVWQ